One window of the Sander lucioperca isolate FBNREF2018 chromosome 5, SLUC_FBN_1.2, whole genome shotgun sequence genome contains the following:
- the LOC116046542 gene encoding von Willebrand factor A domain-containing protein 5A-like, with translation MNCCGLLTAQKEPVPLKSVEVELEVRAHVATVVSTLNYENKEDKPLEAVFVFPLPGDAAVCHFSAKIGQTEIVAEVKEKQKAREEYDDALSSGQQAFLLEESDQSPDIFSLSVGSLRPGESASIRLEYVTELAVQADEGLRFCLPAVLNPRYQPRGSEDVCIQVTSVPASLVPYSLSFSARVSSPRPVSKVESNCPLDALQYLNTEQTQATVKLAAGHKFDRDVELLIYYKDAHQPTAVVEVGQASAKPGTLMGDPVVMLSLYPEFPQAVMSSVASSGEFVFLLDRSGSMDARMNNSESHQTRIGSARDTLLLLLKSLPMGCYFNIYSFGSSHEHIFPKSVEYSQKTMEEALKKVEEMDANLGGTEILMPLKHIYSQPCIPSQPRQLFVFTDGEVGNTKEVINLVKKNSGSHRCFSFGIGEGASSALINGLAKEGGGHAQFITGTDRMQPKVMQSLRFALQPAVVDISVKWDLPKGVSVTALSPPITALFQGQRSLVYAQLTGKSLAAEGCVTVKYSLAGHPTQNQLHFSLKPAEDTGITVHRLGARSLIRSLEMEERERGGERDGEVKKKVVELSVQSGVSSAFTAFIAVNKGNGEAIQGPLVRRNVPTPRLWGGCGPPQSIKMMQGPMVFGGMQSNMRMARGACAPVAKQRMMCDSPPMFQCNSISIEHKQPPRDPLLQLVSLQKASGCWVLDPALAAALGKTSEEVEKPKPALVNQEVWATIVALIWLHGFKMDAQEEWELLAMKAVSWLRAQNAPCVTECVEAGNALLGCNMQKDALGL, from the exons ATGAACTGCTGTGGTCTGCTAACTGCACAGAAGGAACCAG TTCCTCTGAAGAGCGTGGAGGTGGAGCTGGAGGTGAGGGCCCATGTGGCTACAGTGGTCTCCACTCTGAACTATGAGAACAAGGAGGACAAACCACTGGAGGCTGTTTTTGTCTTCCCTCTGCCTGGAGATGCTGCTGTATGTCACTTCAGTGCTAAGATTGGACAGACGGAGATTGTAGCTGAGGTGAAGGAGAAACAGAAG GCTCGTGAGGAATATGATGACGCTTTGAGCTCTGGTCAGCAGGCCTTCCTGTTGGAGGAGAGTGATCAGAGTCCAGATATATTCTCTCTGAGTGTGGGCAGTCTGCGTCCAGGAGAGAGCGCCTCCATCAGGCTGGAGTACGTCACTGAGCTGGCTGTGCAGGCTGATGAAGGGCTGAGGTTTTGTCTGCCTGCTGTGCTCAACCCTCGCTACCAACCTCGGG GAAGTGAAGATGTTTGTATCCAGGTGACCTCTGTTCCAGCCTCTCTGGTGCCCTacagtctgtctttctctgcccGAGTGTCCTCTCCTCGTCCAGTCTCTAAAGTAGAGTCCAACTGTCCCCTGGACGCTCTCCAGTACCTCAACACAGAGCAAACCCAGGCTACG GTCAAGTTGGCTGCAGGACACAAGTTTGACAGAGATGTTGAACTGCTGATTTATTACAAAGATGCCCACCAGCCCACTGCTGTGGTGGAGGTAGGACAGGCCTCTGCCAAGCCTG GCACTCTGATGGGTGATCCAGTGGTGATGCTGAGCCTGTACCCTGAGTTTCCCCAGGCTGTGATGTCTTCAGTCGCTTCATCTGGAGAGTTTGTGTTCTTACTGGATCGATCTGGCAGTATGGATGCACGTATGAACAACAGCGAGAGTCATCAAACTCGTATTGGCAGTGCCAGG GATACTCTGCTGCTCCTGTTGAAGAGCTTACCAATGGGCTGCTATTTCAACATCTACAGTTTTGGGTCCAGCCATGAACACATCTTCCC TAAGAGTGTGGAGTACAGCCAGAAGACCATGGAAGAGGCTCTGAAAAAAGTTGAGGAGATGGACGCTAATCTGGGAGGAACAGAGATCCTGATGCCcctaaaacacatttacagCCAGCCCTGCATTCCCAGTCAACCTAGACaa CTATTTGTCTTTACTGACGGAGAGGTGGGGAACACCAAAGAAGTTATAAATCTGGTGAAGAAGAATTCAGGTTCCCACAG GTGTTTCTCTTTTGGGATTGGGGAAGGGGCCAGCTCTGCTCTTATCAACGGGTTGGCCAAGGAAGGAGGAGGTCACGCTCAGTTCATCACAGGGACTGACAGGATGCAACCCAAA GTGATGCAGTCGCTACGTTTTGCTCTGCAACCAGCTGTGGTGGACATTTCAGTCAAGTGGGATTTGCCAAAGGGAGTGTCTGTCACTGCTCtctctccaccaatcacagcacttttccagggtcaaaggtcactggTGTATGCCCAGCTCACTGGGAAG AGTTTAGCAGCGGAGGGCTGTGTGACGGTGAAGTACAGCCTGGCAGGTCATCCCACTCAGAACCAGCTGCACTTCAGTCTCAAACCTGCAGAGGACACTGG AATAACAGTCCACAGGCTGGGTGCTCGGAGTCTGATTCGCTCTctggagatggaggagagagagcgcGGAGGAGAGCGGGATGGAGAAGTGAAGAAGAAGGTGGTGGAGCTCAGTGTCCAATCAGGAGTGAGCAGTGCCTTCACTGCCTTCATTGCTGTCAACAAAGGCAATGGCGAGGCGATTCAAGGACCTCTGGTGCGCAGAAATGTTCCAACACCCA GGCTGTGGGGTGGTTGCGGTCCGCCGCAGTCAATCAAAATGATGCAAG GCCCAATGGTTTTTGGTGGAATGCAATCCAACATGAGAATGGCAA GAGGTGCATGTGCCCCAGTTGCAAAGCAGAGGATGATGTGTGACA GTCCCCCCATGTTTCAATGTAACAGTATAAGCATTGAGCACAAGCAGCCACCCAGAGACCCTTTGCTGCAGCTGGTCTCCCTCCAGAAGGCGTCTGGCTGCTGGGTACTGGATCCAGCTCTGGCTGCTGCACTGGGAAAGACCAGCGAggaggtggaaaagcccaagcCTGCATTG GTGAACCAGGAAGTATGGGCCACCATTGTGGCTCTGATCTGGCTTCATGGTTTCAAGATGGATGCTCAGGAAGAGTGGGAGCTTCTGGCTATGAAGGCTGTGTCATGGCTCCGTGCCCAGAATG CTCCATGTGTGACAGAGTGTGTGGAAGCTGGAAATGCTCTGTTGGGTTGCAACATGCAGAAAGACGCCCTGGGACTCTGA
- the LOC116046544 gene encoding von Willebrand factor A domain-containing protein 5A-like: MMVNCWGLLTSQEEPVPLKSVEVELEVRDHVATVVSTLNYENKEDKLLEAVFVFPLPGDAAVCHFSAKIGQTEIVAEVKEKQKAREEYDDALSSGREVFLLEESDQSPDIFSLSVGSLRPGESASIRLEYITELAVQADEGLRFCLPAVLNPRYQPRGSKDVCIQVTSVPASLVPYSLSFSARVSSPRPVSKVESNCPLDALQYLNTEQTQAMVKMAAGHKFDRDVELLIYYKDAHQPTAVVEAGQASAKPGTLMGDPVVMLSLYPEFPQAVMSSDASCAEFVFLLDRSGSMAGSRIKCARDTLLLLLKSLPMGCYFNIYSFGSSYEHIFPKSVEYNEKTMEEALKKVNTMGGDLEGTEILTPLEHIYSQPCISSQPRQLFVFTDGEVRNTKEVINLVKRNSGSHRCFSFGIGKAASSALINGLAKEGGGHAQFITGTDRMEPKVMQSLRFALQPTVVDISVKWDLPKGVSVTALSPPITALFDGQRSLVYAQLTGQSSEAVEGCVTVKYSLAGHPSQNQLHFSLKPAEDTGLTVHRLAARTLIRSLEKEEGERGGEQDGEVKKKVVELSVQSGVSSAFTAFIAVNKGDGKAIQGPLVLRNVPTPNLSAGEVEVAMHEHGVFSRSEGHGFHVFHCGSIGHQLTPREDLLQLVSLQKASGCWVLDPALAAALGKTSKEVKNTKPSAVKHGVWATILALIWLHGFKMDAQEEWKLLAMKAVSWLRAQNALCVTECVEAGNALLGCNVQKDALGF; encoded by the exons ATGATGGTGAACTGCTGGGGTCTGCTAACTTCCCAGGAGGAACCAG TTCCTCTGAAGAGCGTGGAGGTGGAGCTGGAGGTGAGGGACCATGTGGCTACAGTGGTCTCCACTCTGAACTATGAGAACAAGGAGGACAAACTACTAGAGGCTGTTTTTGTCTTCCCTCTGCCTGGAGATGCTGCTGTCTGTCACTTCAGTGCTAAGATCGGACAGACAGAGATTGTAGCTGAGGTGAAGGAGAAACAGAAG GCTCGTGAGGAGTATGATGATGCTTTGAGCTCCGGTAGGGAGGTCTTCCTGTTGGAGGAGAGTGATCAGAGTCCAGATATATTCTCTCTGAGTGTGGGCAGTCTGCGTCCAGGAGAGAGCGCCTCCATCAGGCTGGAGTACATCACTGAGCTGGCTGTGCAGGCTGATGAAGGGCTGAGGTTTTGTCTGCCTGCTGTGCTCAACCCTCGCTACCAACCTCGGG GAAGTAAAGATGTTTGTATCCAGGTGACCTCTGTTCCAGCCTCTCTGGTGCCCTacagtctgtctttctctgcccGAGTGTCCTCTCCTCGTCCAGTCTCTAAAGTAGAGTCCAACTGTCCCCTGGACGCTCTCCAGTACCTCAACACAGAGCAAACCCAGGCTATG GTCAAGATGGCTGCAGGACACAAGTTCGACAGAGATGTTGAACTGCTGATTTATTACAAAGATGCCCACCAGCCCACCGCTGTGGTGGAGGCAGGACAGGCCTCTGCCAAGCCTG GCACTCTGATGGGTGATCCAGTGGTGATGCTGAGCCTGTACCCTGAGTTCCCCCAGGCTGTGATGTCTTCAGACGCCTCATGTGCAGAGTTTGTGTTCTTACTAGATAGATCTGGCAGTATGGCAGGGTCCCGTATAAAGTGTGCAAGG GATACTCTGCTGCTCCTGTTGAAGAGCTTACCAATGGGCTGCTATTTCAACATCTACAGTTTTGGGTCCAGCTATGAACACATCTTCCC TAAGAGTGTGGAGTACAATGAGAAGACCATGGAAGAGGCTCTGAAGAAAGTTAATACGATGGGCGGTGATCTGGAAGGAACAGAGATCCTGACTCCCCTCGAACATATTTACAGCCAGCCCTGCATTTCCAGTCAACCTAGacaa CTATTTGTCTTTACTGACGGAGAGGTGAGGAACACCAAAGAAGTTATAAATCTGGTGAAGAGGAATTCAGGTTCCCACAG GTGTTTCTCTTTTGGGATTGGGAAAGCGGCCAGCTCTGCTCTTATCAACGGGTTGGCCAAGGAAGGAGGAGGTCACGCTCAGTTCATCACAGGGACTGACAGGATGGAACCCAAA GTGATGCAGTCGCTGCGTTTTGCTCTGCAACCAACTGTGGTGGACATCTCAGTCAAGTGGGATTTGCCAAAGGGAGTGTCTGTCACTGCTCtctctccaccaatcacagcacTTTTCGATGGTCAAAGGTCACTGGTTTATGCCCAGCTCACTGGACAG AGTTCAGAGGCAGTGGAGGGCTGTGTGACGGTGAAGTACAGCCTGGCAGGTCATCCCTCTCAGAACCAGCTCCACTTCAGTCTCAAACCTGCAGAGGACACTGG ATTAACAGTCCACAGGTTGGCTGCTAGGACTCTGATTCGCTCCctggagaaggaggagggagaaagaggaggagagcaaGACGGAGAAGTGAAGAAGAAGGTGGTGGAGCTCAGTGTCCAATCAGGAGTAAGCAGTGCCTTCACTGCCTTCATTGCTGTCAACAAAGGAGATGGCAAGGCGATTCAAGGACCTCTGGTCCTCAGAAATGTTCCCACACCCA ACTTATCTGCTGGAGAGGTTGAAGTGGCCATGCACGAACATGGTGTGTTTTCTCGGTCTGAAGGACATG GTTTCCACGTATTTCACTGTGGGAGCATTGGGCACCAGCTGACACCCAGAGAGGATTTGCTGCAGCTGGTCTCCCTCCAGAAGGCGTCTGGCTGCTGGGTGCTGGATCCAGCTCTGGCTGCTGCATTGGGAAAGACCAGCAAGGAGGTTAAGAACACAAAACCTTCAGCA GTGAAACATGGAGTGTGGGCCACCATTCTGGCTCTGATCTGGCTCCATGGTTTCAAGATGGATGCTCAGGAAGAGTGGAAACTTCTGGCTATGAAGGCGGTGTCATGGCTCCGTGCCCAGAATG CTTTATGTGTGACAGAGTGTGTGGAAGCTGGAAATGCTCTGCTGGGTTGCAACGTGCAGAAAGACGCCCTGGGTTTCTGA